A region of the Silene latifolia isolate original U9 population chromosome 9, ASM4854445v1, whole genome shotgun sequence genome:
TCTTAAATATAAGAAATGTAAATTAAGTGCATCGCTTCGCTGATTGGAATTTCTATAACCCTAATATCAATAAATGACCAgcttataattaactattaagaTTGATAAATAAAATCAAAAGTCAAGAAATTATATAACAATACAAGAAAGTAATTGAATATAGATCTTGGATGAGTGAGAAACTACCTCAACATACGACATCTTTCAACCAGTGCTCAAAGTCAAAATGTTACCAAGTAGAACAAAAAACCCCATCCAAAGTTCATAGCACCATCGATCCTGCAGAGAAAGGGTTCCGAGATATATTACCAGCTGATCGTTGTAATGAAATATAGAACCTTTTCATACTAAACACCCAGTAATTTCACAATGCTTGAAAGGTCGGTAAAGTAGGCAATACTACAATACAAACGCACAAGGGACACCAGATATGAAGTAGAAAATAGCAAGGAACCAAATTGTCCCATCTGCTTGAAAATAAAAGCCATTTCATGTATTAGAATTCCCACTTAAAAGTCGAATATGAATTAGAATTCCCTCTTTCACTCTCCAGCACTCATTTCCCCTTTTCCTCTACCTATTTTCCCAATTACCTTTCTTATGTCTTTGtttcctcttttatttttatataagcgAAATTCACACCCCATGGACTACTCTAAGCTAAAGAGTGAAAATCTCTTAAATATAGTTTGTATAAAATACTTTATAAGATATATTACAGTAAATCTTAACCAAAAACATTCAAATAAAGAGAAACTCACATCCTAGTAACCTTAGGTAAGCAATTAAGCTTATCTATTCATTTATGATCAAACTTTCAACATATTAGAAACCAATAAATCTCAAACTTtctaaaaaataataatagtcaACTTATCTCAATACCCAAAAGCTTATAcaccctccgtctcaatcattatTTTACACAGAatcaaaacgtaaacaaatgatgggAAGGAGAGAGTAATAGTCTAGTTATCTCAATACCCAAAAGCTTATACTCCCTCTTTATCAATTGTTTGTTTACACATActaaaaacgtaaacaaatgattgggcgGGCGGGAGGGAGGGAGTGATATTCTAGTTATCTCAATACCCAAAAGTAAATAATCCCTCGTTCGAAAAAGCTGTTTAATATACCATGAAAAAATATGGGAATTGACTTCGACATATCCGTTTGATGATGACCCTCCAAACTTCCCTGTCCGAGTTTCATAGCCCTCAACCCTAACTGCAATCACAAATCCAAGTTAAAACCCTTCAAATAAAATCAAAATAACACCTTGCAACAACTAAAACTACAATTAATAGAGGGCCACTAAAATAAAACAATCTAAAAAAATCTAATCCAAACCTATAAGCGAATGAAATCAGCAAACTAATCACAACTTATATCAAAACCAAGGCATAACCAACTGCCATTtatataataatgataaataaaaagCATCTGATACTCTGATAGTAccactaataacaataagaaaaaTAATACTCCTGTAATAAAAGACAAATACTTGTAGCCTGAGACGACACATCTTGAAAATCGGAGGGCTCTCTTCCATAGTTCCATGAGACACCATATCCACCGAAGAGTAGTACATAACCtgataaagcaacaaaattaaaacccattaaattaaataaatagtcAAGAACCACATCTCTACCAAATCGATAACTGAACCGAAAAATTTATGATTGAGTAGACCAACACAAGAATTGGCATGAGGCTAAAGTGGCTCAGCCTATGTAACAAGCATGTTAGCTAGTTACAGAAAACCCTAAAACTGAACAAACCCCCAAaatcactcatccaaaatatgaTCATTCAAACAAACAGACCAGGTACTGAATAAAACACCCCCCAAAACCAAAATAGAGatgaatcaacaacaacaaacttaaAAACAAGATTCAACAAGGTAAAAATCAACCGAAAAATTAACTAACTTGGCGCTGATTTTCCAAGAAGTAGAAGAACAAAGAAATAGGAGAAAGTAGCAAATAAAGTAGAGGAAATGAAGAAAGGTATGGTCGTATGGGAGAAAGAtaatgatgaattgatgatgGTATGGTGAAAAGTGTATGGAGAATGGGTGGATGAGAACAAATGGGAGGCACGGACACAGAGGGCAAAAGCCAAGGTGAAAAAATAAGGAAAATGCAAATTCAACTAATCTATAATGAATACGAGGCCCAAATAAGTGAGGtccaaagacagtcccaaaaatAGGCCGAAGGCCATCCACAAACACACCCAAACCCGCACAAAACCAGCCCAACCCATCTTTGTGTTACTATTCATTAGAGAAGTTACTATTCATTAGTGAATAGTAAGTTGGTGCTCACACTTTTTAGAAAGGTGTTAGATATAACGATTAACAAAAATTCAAATACATCATATTTGCATAAATAATATTCaatgaaaattaccaaaaaaaatatataatatatgAAAAAAGTTCTTATAATGGTTCAGTTTAAGTGTTAACTAATTAACAATATATTATTTGTGCAAATTTTCAAGTGTCTTCGTTGTCTTTAAGTGAAGACATATAATCTCTAGGAtttttttctttaaaataaaGGTCAATCTTATTATTGAGGTAATACAAATATATTACAAAAAACTATATCAAGTTGTCCAAGAATTGCATGGGCATTAGGTCAGATCTCCAATTTTAACGAGTGCCTTTCGAACTATGTCAACTTTTCAAAACTATCTAATTCTTTTTGTTAGAAGATCTTagttaaaattaatattacattAAGAATTAAAGATTTGTTCTTTACTTTTGaaattttaatgtgttaatcgatgattttttttaataattttgtAGGTGCACAATATGCAATATTATACAAGAAGATTAGATCAGTATTATATCTTATACGAACAACATTTTACTAGGAAGTAGAATAAAAAAGATATAATTGCTTTTGATAATACGTAAGTAATTAAGCAAGACCGAGGACAAAGCAAGACCGAGGACAAAGCAAGGCCGAGGACAATAATCGTCACTTGCCTTTGACACCGCGCAAGTGAATTAGGTGATTTTTTTTTGTGCTAGGCAAGTTTTTTTTGGTCAAACAAAGCGTAAAtttagtcgcattacaataggGGGTGATTCCAACCTGACACCTATTATCCACAATACTTCCGTCTTAACCATTAGACTAAGTCATCTTCGGTTTTGTGCCATGTAAGTGAGAAAACgagaaatgttttttttttttgaaaattatagCAATATTAATGAAGAGAAGTGAGAGTGAATGAAGTTAAGAAAAGATTACTCCGTAGAAAAATAGTTTTTAACAAAAATTTAAGATATTACACCTTAATATTTTACAATTACTACCACATACACAACAAAATATTACAAATAGGCCTATGCCGTATacacaataaaatattacaactAGGTCCGTgtatcgcacgggcattaaatctagtctatattattaaaggaagcttttttcaagcgattatagagagtccaacttatacaaaataattcaactaatataataataataataataataataataataataataataataataatagaaaaaacGTGTCTAGCTAATATGACGAGAAAATTTAGTTTGTGTGAACCTCTATCAAAATAAACAACTAACACTAATCCAATCACATTTACAACATTAAAAGCGGTTGGATAGAATACATATTCAAGTTTACAACTCTTCCCAGAATTCTATATGCATAATAAGACCTACTATTTGTGTGTATATAAATGATTTTTTTGTCAacaactaccttatatttaggggtatttgtaaaaagactatcttacattaattttttttgttttcaactacctttgttttctttatttttggtcaataactacctatgCTAATAGTATAGACAAATTTGGTTAGTTTTTCGGCTTTAAACTATCTCATACGACTCTTTAATGTTTAAATTATGCCTAGATCAGATTTTGGGAAGTCATGTTGTACTTATGCTTAATTTTAGTAGATGCTCatagttattattgaaatgtgaaaaaCATAAATTTTGGTCAGCTAAAGTTAAATTGTGGTTTTTATgcggttgatcattgttgtttgatgttaacATAGGTTAATGTCGCTAAATCGATCAAATTTCATCATATCGTGAGcttaggtagtttttgaccaaaaaaagagaaaacaaaggtagtttaaaacaagaaaaataatataaggtagtttttttaCAAATACTCCTAAATagtataaggtagtttttgacaaaaaaaccctaTATAAATATGCTTCATAAGAATTATATCAATGTATGTTGAACTTACCTTTCTTTGCTTCTACATAGTCAATGCTATCTTAGTTTCTTTCTTTACATGCACCCTATAGATCGTATTGTCGTTTTGTAAATTATATATTAAATGTTTATTTTCTTATGATGTTTATTACTTTTATGTTTCTCAGGATTATTCGACATCAAAGATTATTGCTGAACTCCGGACAAGATTAAATACAACTCAAAGCAGATGCTGGTTAGCATTTAGGATTGAGGCTCTGCATGCATTATCATGTAAATTTGAGATACATTGCACTCCGTAAATCCTCGGtttaccctttttttttttttttttaaggtagGGGTATTTAGATACTAAAAAGGTTTACAAAAAATAGAGACTAtggaataaaataaaaaatttaatgGTTAACAATAATGAATATTGAGAGTAAAGCATAAAACAAGGACCCAAACTCTATCATCTTTTTTCCATAGTGTTTTCCGTTAAGGACCTCAATACCAAATCCGTTAACTTTCCGTTAGATAATCACTAAATTGGCATTAAAAAAAACGTGACGGTGTTCTCCAAATTTCATGATGCGTAGTTCAATCTTCGGTTCTTTTTTCTGTACGAACCTTTTATCTACCAACTCCATTTCTCTTATATGATTTATGTTTTTTCATCTACATATATGTATTTCCCCTACTTTCTTTTAGAAAgaatttttttaatataaaaagaAAATGTGAATTGTTTCAATCGCTATTTGGTCTATCATTAATCATGGTGAAAACCTCAAAACACAATGATATACACCCACTcttctaaaaaaataaaaaagcaaATCAGTCCCAACAGGACCATCAAAGCAACTGTAAAAAAATGGTCGGAAATGAAAACTTGCAGTCAAAAATGTTATTCTGTTAAGAATTTAGGATGGACAAATATTGTTTCTCATCACATCAAATTTACAATGCAAAACCCAACGTATACGGCCCTTTTTCTCGAGAATTACCGGGGTGACTTGATGTGTTGGTAAGAGAGACGAACAATGAAGTAGATTTCGAGAGATGAGAGACACAACACATTTGTGCGAGAGAAGGATA
Encoded here:
- the LOC141601028 gene encoding uncharacterized protein LOC141601028; the protein is MGWAGFVRVWLNLHFPYFFTLAFALCVRASHLFSSTHSPYTFHHTIINSSLSFSHTTIPFFISSTLFATFSYFFVLLLLGKSAPSYVLLFGGYGVSWNYGREPSDFQDVSSQATIRVEGYETRTGKFGGSSSNGYVEVNSHIFSWIDGAMNFGWGFLFYLVTF